One window from the genome of Amycolatopsis sp. NBC_01480 encodes:
- a CDS encoding sulfite oxidase-like oxidoreductase produces MGVVTPGFTGRAHSGDPRLPPGQYLARDFPVLSAGPTPRVRTDDWEFTVVTESGEKRAWSWRELLALPSEKFTVDIHCVTQWSKLDTRWRGVRVETLIGDLTTSADYVMARSYGGYTTNLPLADLLDGQAWVAYEYNGKPLTPEHGGPARLLVPHLYFWKSAKWVRGLQLTTKDDPGFWETAGYHDYGDPWREQRYQGD; encoded by the coding sequence ATGGGCGTCGTCACGCCGGGGTTCACCGGCCGCGCGCACAGCGGTGACCCGCGCCTGCCGCCGGGGCAGTACCTCGCCCGGGACTTCCCGGTGCTGTCCGCCGGCCCGACCCCGCGGGTCCGCACGGACGACTGGGAGTTCACCGTCGTCACGGAAAGCGGCGAGAAACGGGCGTGGTCCTGGCGGGAGCTGCTCGCGCTGCCGAGTGAGAAGTTCACTGTGGACATCCACTGTGTCACGCAGTGGTCCAAACTCGACACCCGCTGGCGCGGCGTCCGGGTGGAGACGCTGATCGGCGACCTCACCACGTCCGCCGATTACGTGATGGCCCGCTCCTACGGCGGCTACACCACCAACCTGCCCCTGGCCGACCTGCTCGACGGCCAGGCCTGGGTCGCCTACGAGTACAACGGCAAACCGCTGACGCCCGAGCACGGCGGGCCCGCCCGGCTGCTGGTGCCGCACCTGTACTTCTGGAAGTCGGCGAAGTGGGTGCGCGGGCTGCAGCTCACCACCAAGGACGACCCGGGCTTCTGGGAGACCGCGGGCTATCACGACTACGGAGACCCATGGCGGGAACAGCGGTATCAGGGCGATTAG
- a CDS encoding GNAT family N-acetyltransferase: MRPETCHLTENLGDFFVRAEGFLHSRPALHNTPLTVLEKLRKLPGGEAIVFGWMERGGEVCATFYLRQSARLSVTPLSAGQAEVLAAYLAGLGRSLAGVTAEHDTAAAFAEAWHQRTNAAPTLTQPLHLYRLGTLTPPEPRPAGRGRAVGEPDRAQLIRMCSEFVTAVGEVPAVDADSWASSRFADRHFTFWEAPDGTPVSMAARTSMIAGMVRIDPVYTPARLRGHGYAGAVTVEASRAALAAGAKDVVLYTDPANRTSNALYQRIGYVRITDFAVYDFA; this comes from the coding sequence ATGCGCCCGGAAACCTGCCATCTCACCGAAAACCTCGGCGACTTCTTCGTCCGCGCTGAAGGCTTCCTGCACTCACGGCCCGCTTTGCACAACACGCCGCTGACTGTGCTCGAGAAACTGCGAAAGCTCCCGGGAGGCGAGGCCATCGTTTTCGGCTGGATGGAGCGAGGGGGCGAGGTCTGCGCCACCTTCTACCTCCGTCAGTCCGCGCGGCTGAGTGTCACTCCCCTCTCCGCTGGGCAGGCCGAGGTCCTCGCCGCCTATCTGGCCGGGCTCGGCCGCTCTCTCGCTGGGGTCACTGCGGAGCACGACACGGCCGCTGCGTTCGCCGAGGCCTGGCACCAGCGCACGAACGCGGCTCCGACGCTCACCCAGCCGTTGCACCTGTACCGTCTCGGCACGCTCACCCCGCCGGAGCCGCGCCCAGCGGGCCGGGGACGCGCGGTCGGCGAGCCGGACCGCGCGCAACTCATCCGTATGTGCAGCGAGTTCGTCACCGCCGTCGGGGAAGTCCCAGCCGTGGACGCCGATTCCTGGGCCAGCTCACGCTTCGCCGACCGGCACTTCACGTTCTGGGAAGCCCCAGACGGAACCCCGGTCTCCATGGCGGCCCGGACGTCGATGATCGCCGGCATGGTCCGGATCGACCCGGTTTACACCCCGGCCCGGCTCCGGGGCCATGGTTACGCTGGCGCCGTGACCGTCGAGGCGAGCCGGGCCGCGCTGGCCGCGGGCGCGAAAGACGTCGTCCTCTACACGGACCCGGCCAACCGCACCAGCAACGCCCTCTACCAGCGAATCGGGTACGTCCGGATCACCGACTTCGCGGTGTACGACTTCGCCTGA
- a CDS encoding ferredoxin reductase translates to MAGTAVSGRLAWRVARLAEARVETPTARTLVFDIPGWPGHLAGQHVDVRLTAADGYTAQRSYSLAAPADGDRVELTVQRVPDGEVSEHLTGRYAVGDPVEIRGPVGGWFVWRPADPAPVLLVAGGSGIVPLMAMIRARRAAGSKALFRLVYSLRTPAERYYAEELRRPVAGLDVTYVYTRELPEGQPGIPRRIGVATLNTAGWPADFGATSYVCGPTGFVETVADILLALGHDPHTIRTERFGPSRD, encoded by the coding sequence ATGGCGGGAACAGCGGTATCAGGGCGATTAGCGTGGCGCGTCGCCCGCCTCGCCGAGGCCCGGGTGGAGACGCCGACGGCGCGCACGCTCGTCTTCGACATCCCCGGCTGGCCGGGCCACCTCGCGGGCCAGCACGTGGACGTCCGGCTCACCGCCGCGGACGGGTACACCGCGCAGCGCAGCTATTCCCTCGCCGCGCCGGCGGACGGCGACCGGGTGGAGCTGACGGTCCAGCGGGTCCCCGACGGTGAGGTCTCCGAACACCTCACCGGCCGGTACGCGGTCGGCGACCCGGTGGAGATCCGCGGCCCGGTCGGCGGCTGGTTCGTGTGGCGCCCCGCCGACCCGGCGCCCGTGCTGCTGGTCGCGGGCGGCTCCGGCATCGTCCCGCTGATGGCGATGATCCGCGCCCGCCGCGCGGCGGGTAGCAAGGCGCTGTTCCGGCTGGTCTATTCCTTGCGCACACCGGCCGAGCGGTACTACGCCGAGGAACTCCGCCGCCCGGTCGCGGGACTGGACGTCACGTACGTCTACACGCGCGAGCTGCCCGAGGGACAACCCGGCATTCCGCGCCGGATCGGCGTCGCCACGCTCAACACGGCGGGCTGGCCGGCGGACTTCGGCGCGACCAGCTACGTCTGCGGCCCGACCGGTTTCGTCGAAACCGTGGCCGACATCCTGCTCGCCCTGGGCCACGACCCGCACACCATCCGCACCGAGCGCTTCGGCCCCAGCCGCGACTGA
- a CDS encoding pentapeptide repeat-containing protein: MPEATQEPAQPADQPTEAAPEEERTFRREDWYGEEFIGRRFVRCEFHEIDLTESVTRGATFTDCVFGNVRFNASKHFQSAFTGCSFKRCNLFDAEFTGCKLVGSRFEECSMRPLRVSGGDWSFVGLVRADLRGVTFERVRMREADLAWADGTDAVFSDVDLSGADLGNVKFAGAELRGSDLSTLDPTQAELTGAIVSPEQATVLVTSLGLHVRG; encoded by the coding sequence GTGCCCGAAGCCACCCAGGAACCAGCTCAGCCCGCGGACCAGCCGACCGAAGCGGCTCCGGAGGAGGAACGGACCTTCCGGCGCGAGGACTGGTACGGCGAGGAGTTCATCGGCCGGCGGTTCGTGCGGTGCGAGTTCCACGAGATCGACCTCACGGAGTCCGTCACGCGCGGTGCGACGTTCACCGACTGTGTGTTCGGCAACGTGCGGTTCAACGCCTCGAAGCACTTCCAGTCGGCGTTCACCGGGTGCAGTTTCAAGCGCTGCAACCTGTTCGACGCCGAGTTCACCGGGTGCAAGCTGGTCGGCAGCCGGTTCGAGGAGTGCTCGATGCGGCCGTTGCGGGTGAGCGGGGGCGACTGGTCGTTCGTCGGGCTGGTGCGGGCCGATCTGCGCGGCGTGACGTTCGAGCGGGTGCGCATGCGGGAGGCCGACCTCGCCTGGGCGGACGGCACCGACGCCGTTTTCTCCGACGTCGACCTTTCGGGCGCGGACCTGGGCAACGTCAAGTTCGCCGGCGCCGAGCTGCGCGGCAGCGACCTCTCGACGCTCGATCCGACGCAGGCCGAGCTGACCGGGGCGATCGTCTCACCGGAACAGGCGACGGTGCTCGTGACTTCGCTCGGCCTGCACGTGCGCGGGTAG